From the Sphingomonas sabuli genome, the window TCGAGCGCGACGATGCGCTTCTGCAGCGCTTCATTTTCCTCGCGCGCCTTGGCGGCCATCGCCTTGACTGCGTCGAATTCGTCGCGCGAAACGAAGTCCATCCCGCCGATCCATTCGCGCATCCGCTCCCGAGCGCCACTTTCGGCCTCGCGGCCGACGCCGGCCATCGTGCCGGCAACGCCGTTCACCATCTTCACGAAATCGTCGAACAGCCGGTTTTCCGATTGCATCAGCCAATCTCCCTATTTGCCACGGAATTAGGGAGTGACGGCGCATGTTGCCACCCTCGCGGCGGTTCTATCCCCAGCAAATATTCAGCCGAACAGCGGCTGACTGGCCCCCGGATTGAGCGTGCCGATGACGGTATTGAGCGTGGTCGCGAAGACCAGCCAGGCAAGATAGGGAATCATCAACACGCCGGCCGGGGGGCGCAGGCGGAAGAATTGTCCGGCCGCGATCGCGCTGAGGACGACCATCATGATGATGATATATTTGGCCAATTCGATATCGTGCAGCGCGAAGAACACCGGCGACCAGGCGAAATTGAGCGCCATCTGGATCCCGAACAGGGTCAGTGCGCCCGTCCGCTTGGGCGACGGCGGCAGGGCGATGATCATCGCCACCGCGACGCCGAGCATGGCGTAGAGGATCGGCCACACCACCCCGAACAGCCAGCCCGGCGGCATGAACGACGGCTTCTGCAGGGCGTCGAACCAGCTGTTGCCGTAGCCCGACTGCGACAGATAGCCGCTGGCCCAGCCAAGCATTTCGAAGACGAGAACCGCGACCAGCGCGATCCGGACCCATGGCCGGGCCTGGAGTGCATCATCCACCATTGATCGCTCCCAGTAGGAATTCGACATTGCCTTCGGGTCCGGTAATCGGGCTTTCGACAATCCCAACCACCTGCCAGCCCTGCCCGGCAATCCAGTCTTTGGTCTCGGTACAGACGCGCTGGTGTACCGCCTGATCGCGGACGACGCCGCCCTTCCCGACCTCCTCGCGTCCCGCTTCGAACTGCGGCTTGATCAGCGCGATCAGGCTGGCGCCCGGGCGCGCCAGCTTCAACGGCGCTTCGAGTACCTTGGTCAGCGAAATGAAACTGGCGTCGCAGACGAGGATGTCGACCGGCTCCGGCACCTGCTCCGAGGTCAGGTGGCGGGCGTTGGTCTGCTCCATGACGATAACCCGCTCGTCCTGCCGCAGCTTCCACGCGAGCTGGTTGGTCCCGACGTCCACTGCATAGACTCGCGCCGCGCCGCGCGTGAGCAACACGTCGGTGAACCCGCCGGTCGAACTGCCAACATCGAGCGCCACCGCACCGGTTACGTCGAAGCCAAGGTGCGTCAGGCCATGGTCCAGCTTGATCCCGCCACGCGAGACCCAGGGATGGTCCTTGCCGCGCACTTCCAGAGGCGCGTCGTCGGCCAGCATGTCGCCGGCCTTGGCCAGTTTCCTTTCACCGGAAAAGACAGCGCCGGCCATGATCAGCGCCTGCGCGCGGCTTCGGCTTTCCACGAGGCCGCGTGCGACGAGAAGCTGGTCGGCGCGATGCTTGGTCATGCTCGATCGCGCCGTCGATGATCGAGCCGTGAGCGCAAGGCGCTCAGGCCCGGGCCTCTTCGACCCCCGCGCTATTCGATCGCAGCGCCTTCAGCACGGTTTCGACTATCTGCGGCGCGTTGAGGCCCGCCTCATCATACTGCTTTTCCGGCTTGTCCTGGTCGATGAACCGGTCGGGCAGGCGCATCGTGCGGATCTTGAGGCCGCCGTCGGTCAAGCCCTCGTCGCTGGCCAGGGTGAGGACGTGCGCGCCGAGCCCGCCAATCGCGGCTTCCTCCACCGTCACCGCGACTTCGTGCGTCGACAGCAGCTTCCGTATCAGCTCCTCATCCAGCGGCTTGGCGAAGCGCAGGTCGGCGACGGTGGTCGAAAGCCCCTTGGCCTCAAGCTGCTCGGCGGCCTTTTCGGCTTCCTCCAGCCGGGTGCCGAGCGACAGGATCGCGACCTTGCTACCCTGTTTGACGATCCGCCCCTTGCCGATTTCAAGCGGCTCCGGATTTTCCGGAATTGCGGTCCCGCGTCCGCCGCCGCGCGGGTAACGCACGGCAATCGGCCCGTCGTCATATTTGGCCATGGTCTTGACCATGCGCGCCAGCTCCGCCTCGTCGGAGGGAGCCATGACGACGAAATTGGGCAAGGTGCCGAGGTAGGCAAGGTCGAAGCTGCCGGCATGGGTCGCGCCATCGGCGCCGACCAGCCCGGCGCGATCCATCGCGAAGCGGACCGGCAGATTCTGGATGGCAACGTCATGGACGACCTGGTCGTAGGCGCGCTGCAGGAAGGTCGAGTAAATGGCGACGAACGGGCGCATCCCCTGCGCGGCAAGGCCGGCGGCGAAGGTCACGCCATGCTGTTCGGCAATGCCGACGTCGAAGGCACGATCGGGGTGCGCGTCGGCGAACTTGTCGACGCCGGTGCCGGACGGCATCGCGGCGGTGATCGCGCAGATTTTCGGATCGGTCTCGGCCAGCCTGGCAAGCGTTTCGCCGAACACATTCTGGTAGGACGGCGGTCCGCCGCCCGGCCCCTTGTCCTGCTTGCCGCTGACGACGTCGAACTTGACCACGCCATGATATTTGTCGGCGGCGTTTTCGGCCGGGCCGTAGCCCTTGCCCTTCTTGGTCACGACATGGACCAGCATCGGTCCCTTGTCGGCGTCGCGGACATTTTCCAGCACTTCGACCAGCGCGTTGACGTCATGCCCGTCGATGGGGCCGACGTAATAGAAGCCAAGCTCTTCGAACAGCGTCCCGCCGGTAACCCAGCCGCGCATATATTCTTCGGTACGCTCGGCCCAGCGCTGGACCGGTTCGGGCATCATCCCGGCGATTTTCTCCGCGACGGCGCGCGGGCCCAGATACTTGCTCGAGCTGACCAGCCGGGCGAGGCTGTTGCGCAGCGATCCGACCGGCGGGGCGATCGACATGTCGTTGTCGTTGAGGATGACGATCAGCCGGTTGCCCGCGGCTTCGGCGTTATTCATCGCCTCGTAGGCCATGCCCGCGCTCATCGCGCCGTCGCCGATCACCGCGATGGCCCGGCCGTTCGAGCCGCTCAGCTTGTTGGCGATGGCGAAGCCCAGGGCGGCGGAGATGGAGGTCGAACTGTGCGCCGCGCCGAACGGATCGTATTCGCTTTCGCTGCGCTTGGTGAAGCCGCTGAGGCCCCCGCCCTGGCGAAGCGTGCGGATGCGGTCGCGGCGGCCGGTGACGATCTTGTGCGGGTAAGCCTGGTGGCCGACGTCCCAGATCAGCTTGTCACCGGGCGTGTCGAAAACATAATGGACCGCAACGGTCAGCTCCACCACGCCAAGCCCCGCGCCGAGGTGACCGCCGGTGACCGACACCGCCGATACCATCTCCTGCCGGAGCTCGTCGGCAAGCTGCGGCAGCTTGTCCTTGTCGAGCTTGCGAATGTCGCTGGGGTAGTGGACCGTGTCCAGCAAAGGCGTGTCGGGGCGGTGTGACATGCGGGCGGCCTTATCCCGAAGCGGACCGCGAGTCACGAACGGCGGAAGGCCGTACCGGACCCGATGTCCGATTTCAGCACTTGCTCACTCTTCGCTCAGGTTTCAGCCGTCCTGGCAGTCGCTGCAGGTGCCGCGCACCTCGATGACCGGCCGGGTGGCGGCGAAACCGGTGTCGTGCGCCGCGTCTCGAATGCCGCCGGACAGGCGGTCGTCATCGATGTGGGTGGTCTGGCCGCACGTATCGCAGATCAGGAAGATACAGTCGTGCAGGCAGTCGGGATGCTGGTTGGCGACATAAGCGTTGGAGCTTTCGACCCGCCTGGCGAGGTTGGCGCCGACGAACAGGTCGAGAATGCGATAGACGCTGTTGGCGGCAACACGCCGGTCCTGCGTCTTGGAAACGGACTCGGCGATATCATAGGCACTCGCCGGCCGGTCGAAGGCGGCCAGCGCCTCGAACACCGCTTCGCGCATGCCGGTCCATTGCTCGCCCTTGGTCTCAAGGCGCGAGCGGGCGGCCGATTTCAGCGACTCGCCTTCATGGAGCTGGTGATCGTGCTGCGGCATGGCCGGTTGAGATAAGGCCGCCGCCGGGCGGCGACAAGCTTAGTCGGCGGCGAGGAAGTTGAGCCGGTGCCCGAGTGCGACCATGCCGACGCCGATGACCGTATAGAGCGCCTCGCTGCCGTCGTGCGGAAGGCCCAGCGCCCCTGCCATTACGCCAAGACCAAGCGCACCAACCGACACCGGCAGCAGGAAACCGTGCTCCATCACGCCAAGGCCAAGCGCCACCGCGCCAAGGATCATTGCCAGCGCAAGGCCGACTTCATGGATGATCGGCGCACCAAGCAAACCGCCCGCGCTGGCCAGCAGGCCGAGCACGACCGCCGTGGCCAGGCAGTGGACGATGCACAGGCCGGACAGCGCGATCGCGATCCGGTCCAGCCGT encodes:
- a CDS encoding accessory factor UbiK family protein, with amino-acid sequence MQSENRLFDDFVKMVNGVAGTMAGVGREAESGARERMREWIGGMDFVSRDEFDAVKAMAAKAREENEALQKRIVALEAKLGSDGDTKPARKKAEPKP
- a CDS encoding TspO/MBR family protein: MVDDALQARPWVRIALVAVLVFEMLGWASGYLSQSGYGNSWFDALQKPSFMPPGWLFGVVWPILYAMLGVAVAMIIALPPSPKRTGALTLFGIQMALNFAWSPVFFALHDIELAKYIIIMMVVLSAIAAGQFFRLRPPAGVLMIPYLAWLVFATTLNTVIGTLNPGASQPLFG
- a CDS encoding TlyA family RNA methyltransferase, which codes for MTKHRADQLLVARGLVESRSRAQALIMAGAVFSGERKLAKAGDMLADDAPLEVRGKDHPWVSRGGIKLDHGLTHLGFDVTGAVALDVGSSTGGFTDVLLTRGAARVYAVDVGTNQLAWKLRQDERVIVMEQTNARHLTSEQVPEPVDILVCDASFISLTKVLEAPLKLARPGASLIALIKPQFEAGREEVGKGGVVRDQAVHQRVCTETKDWIAGQGWQVVGIVESPITGPEGNVEFLLGAINGG
- the dxs gene encoding 1-deoxy-D-xylulose-5-phosphate synthase, giving the protein MSHRPDTPLLDTVHYPSDIRKLDKDKLPQLADELRQEMVSAVSVTGGHLGAGLGVVELTVAVHYVFDTPGDKLIWDVGHQAYPHKIVTGRRDRIRTLRQGGGLSGFTKRSESEYDPFGAAHSSTSISAALGFAIANKLSGSNGRAIAVIGDGAMSAGMAYEAMNNAEAAGNRLIVILNDNDMSIAPPVGSLRNSLARLVSSSKYLGPRAVAEKIAGMMPEPVQRWAERTEEYMRGWVTGGTLFEELGFYYVGPIDGHDVNALVEVLENVRDADKGPMLVHVVTKKGKGYGPAENAADKYHGVVKFDVVSGKQDKGPGGGPPSYQNVFGETLARLAETDPKICAITAAMPSGTGVDKFADAHPDRAFDVGIAEQHGVTFAAGLAAQGMRPFVAIYSTFLQRAYDQVVHDVAIQNLPVRFAMDRAGLVGADGATHAGSFDLAYLGTLPNFVVMAPSDEAELARMVKTMAKYDDGPIAVRYPRGGGRGTAIPENPEPLEIGKGRIVKQGSKVAILSLGTRLEEAEKAAEQLEAKGLSTTVADLRFAKPLDEELIRKLLSTHEVAVTVEEAAIGGLGAHVLTLASDEGLTDGGLKIRTMRLPDRFIDQDKPEKQYDEAGLNAPQIVETVLKALRSNSAGVEEARA
- a CDS encoding Fur family transcriptional regulator — protein: MPQHDHQLHEGESLKSAARSRLETKGEQWTGMREAVFEALAAFDRPASAYDIAESVSKTQDRRVAANSVYRILDLFVGANLARRVESSNAYVANQHPDCLHDCIFLICDTCGQTTHIDDDRLSGGIRDAAHDTGFAATRPVIEVRGTCSDCQDG
- a CDS encoding MerC domain-containing protein, whose translation is MVAALAKPGRLDRIAIALSGLCIVHCLATAVVLGLLASAGGLLGAPIIHEVGLALAMILGAVALGLGVMEHGFLLPVSVGALGLGVMAGALGLPHDGSEALYTVIGVGMVALGHRLNFLAAD